The following are from one region of the Leucobacter sp. Psy1 genome:
- the cls gene encoding cardiolipin synthase, whose translation MEAIAAVLSDWSWSWALVPVFIDLVIRVVALFVVPRNRRPTSGMAWLLAIFFFPIPGLILFLIIGSNRLPKARVQKQEAINELVAEIATREEEALVTRAIDLPLGVFGAVKLGRSLGAQPMLRGNRARLHTDYEGSFASMAEAIRTAREYVHIEFYILVFDSTTAVVFDALEDVRRRGVEVRVLLDHISSVRNPGMKRTADRLTEIGAQWSYMLPVRPWRGEYQRPDLRNHRKIVVVDGEVGFMGSQNLVDSSYNKRSNRRRGLHWKDLMVRVEGPVVLGLEAVFQGDWFLETGEYLEHLAENEIAVPQPGDLDCQIVPSGPGYVSENNLQVFVALMYTAVSRISITSPYFVPDGSIMNAIRAATGRGVRVELFVSEIGDQPVVYHAQRSYYEELLRAGVRIHMFRPPYILHSKHFTVDDEVAVIGSSNMDQRSFGLNMEVSMVVHGQDFVRELDRVNDYYRENSREMTAEEWSRQPLRWQLMDNLARLTSALQ comes from the coding sequence ATGGAAGCGATCGCAGCGGTGCTCTCGGACTGGTCGTGGAGTTGGGCGCTCGTTCCGGTCTTCATCGACCTCGTGATCCGCGTCGTGGCGCTCTTCGTCGTCCCGCGAAACCGCCGCCCCACCTCGGGCATGGCGTGGCTGCTCGCGATCTTCTTCTTCCCCATCCCCGGACTCATCCTCTTCCTGATCATCGGCAGCAACCGCCTGCCGAAAGCTCGCGTCCAGAAGCAGGAGGCCATCAACGAGCTCGTTGCCGAGATCGCGACCCGCGAAGAGGAGGCCCTGGTCACGCGGGCCATCGATCTGCCCCTCGGTGTCTTCGGCGCTGTGAAGCTCGGTCGGTCGCTCGGGGCGCAGCCGATGCTCAGGGGGAATCGCGCTCGGCTCCACACTGACTACGAGGGATCGTTCGCGAGCATGGCGGAGGCGATCCGCACGGCGCGCGAATACGTGCACATCGAGTTCTACATCCTCGTCTTCGACTCCACGACCGCGGTCGTGTTCGACGCACTGGAGGACGTGCGGCGCCGCGGAGTCGAGGTGCGCGTGCTGCTCGATCACATCTCGTCGGTGCGCAACCCTGGGATGAAGCGCACCGCCGACCGGCTCACGGAGATCGGCGCGCAGTGGTCGTACATGTTGCCCGTGCGACCCTGGCGCGGCGAGTACCAGCGACCCGACCTCCGCAACCATCGCAAGATCGTCGTCGTGGACGGCGAGGTCGGGTTCATGGGCTCGCAGAACCTCGTGGACTCGAGCTACAACAAACGCTCAAACCGCCGCCGCGGCCTGCACTGGAAGGACCTCATGGTGCGGGTCGAGGGCCCCGTCGTGCTCGGGCTCGAAGCGGTCTTCCAGGGCGACTGGTTCCTCGAGACCGGCGAGTACCTTGAGCACCTCGCCGAAAACGAGATCGCGGTGCCGCAGCCCGGTGATCTTGACTGTCAGATCGTGCCGAGCGGGCCAGGGTACGTGAGCGAGAACAACCTGCAGGTGTTCGTCGCGCTCATGTACACCGCGGTCTCCAGGATCAGCATCACCAGCCCGTACTTCGTGCCCGACGGCTCGATCATGAATGCGATCCGGGCCGCGACAGGTCGCGGAGTGCGCGTCGAGCTCTTCGTGTCCGAAATCGGGGACCAGCCCGTCGTGTACCACGCGCAGCGCTCGTACTACGAAGAGCTCCTGCGGGCCGGCGTGCGGATCCACATGTTCCGACCGCCTTACATCCTCCACTCCAAGCACTTCACCGTCGATGACGAGGTCGCCGTCATCGGTTCGTCGAACATGGATCAGCGGTCGTTCGGCCTGAACATGGAAGTCTCCATGGTGGTGCACGGCCAGGACTTCGTCCGCGAGCTCGACCGCGTGAACGACTACTACCGAGAGAACTCCCGTGAGATGACGGCAGAGGAGTGGTCGCGTCAGCCGCTGAGGTGGCAGCTCATGGACAACCTCGCGCGACTCACCTCCGCCCTGCAGTAG
- a CDS encoding PH domain-containing protein has protein sequence MSDQSAVSGDEPPSIAPDADALPGKADSAGWRRMHPLTPLMQGGLALLVILGIIIANLREMLIELFVGESYSGGGPEELVQTVIAEGMLGIGIAAIFALILLIVFFSWLSWRVHTYRITGEAVENRSGILFKKHRRAPLDRIQSVNLQRPLLARILGLTKIEVQTGGQGGKVELAYLGHRDAKTVREQIVRSAARSQGEDDSAAADAEVGAATAAADTSAGAVGYDGTAYGEAQGSFDRRVQEFADFDIDASARTSGVLVSVPVPRLIGSILLSWEMLFTAAILIGIVVIAIVRSPGALVGLIPLALVMVGLIFGQFNKGFNFTLTRSREGIRTSAGLTATNTETIPLGRVHSVEAMQPLGWRIFGWWKVRINVAGYSVSQGGQNSNRNIVLPVGRAEDALRVLEALLPDAFDEEHPLSDALIGAGAGYVGPGHRAAWVLWFGRPHAGVQLVAQGAGDERATLRIRRGALTRSLIVAPLLRAQSVQLRRPLVHRMLGLASIQTHTVLGPIGVEARGLALPTAREFFDELSATVVRVQSGEADRREAERLADASDTELSAGQL, from the coding sequence GTGAGCGACCAGTCCGCTGTCTCGGGCGACGAGCCCCCGTCGATCGCCCCTGACGCCGACGCGCTCCCCGGTAAGGCGGACAGTGCTGGGTGGCGACGCATGCACCCCCTGACCCCGCTCATGCAGGGCGGGCTCGCGCTGCTCGTGATCCTCGGCATCATCATCGCGAACCTGCGCGAGATGCTCATCGAGCTCTTCGTGGGCGAGTCATATTCGGGCGGCGGGCCTGAGGAACTGGTGCAGACCGTCATCGCGGAGGGGATGCTCGGGATCGGGATCGCCGCTATCTTCGCGCTGATTCTCCTCATCGTGTTCTTCTCCTGGCTGAGCTGGCGCGTGCACACCTACCGGATCACGGGGGAAGCGGTCGAGAACCGCTCGGGCATCCTGTTCAAGAAGCATCGGCGGGCACCGCTCGATCGGATCCAGAGCGTGAACCTGCAGCGGCCGCTGCTGGCCCGCATCCTCGGGCTCACCAAGATCGAGGTGCAGACCGGCGGTCAGGGCGGCAAGGTCGAACTCGCCTACCTCGGGCATCGAGATGCCAAGACGGTGCGCGAGCAGATCGTGCGCTCAGCCGCGCGCTCGCAGGGCGAAGACGATTCCGCCGCGGCGGACGCGGAGGTCGGTGCCGCGACTGCTGCGGCCGACACTTCGGCAGGTGCCGTCGGGTACGACGGCACCGCCTACGGCGAGGCCCAGGGATCGTTCGATCGGCGTGTCCAGGAATTCGCCGACTTCGACATCGATGCGTCGGCGCGCACCTCAGGGGTCCTCGTCTCCGTTCCGGTCCCGCGACTGATCGGCAGCATCCTGCTGAGCTGGGAGATGCTCTTCACCGCCGCTATCCTCATCGGGATCGTGGTGATCGCGATCGTGCGGTCGCCCGGTGCTCTCGTCGGCCTGATCCCGCTCGCGCTCGTGATGGTCGGGCTCATTTTCGGACAGTTCAACAAGGGCTTCAATTTCACGCTGACCCGGTCGCGCGAGGGGATCAGGACCAGTGCAGGACTGACCGCGACGAACACCGAGACCATCCCGCTCGGCCGTGTGCACAGCGTGGAGGCCATGCAGCCGCTCGGGTGGCGGATCTTCGGGTGGTGGAAGGTCCGCATCAACGTCGCGGGATACTCCGTCTCGCAGGGCGGTCAGAACAGCAACCGCAACATCGTGCTCCCGGTCGGGCGCGCGGAGGACGCGCTGCGTGTGCTCGAGGCGCTCCTGCCCGACGCCTTCGACGAGGAGCACCCGCTCAGCGATGCGCTGATCGGTGCCGGCGCTGGCTACGTCGGGCCAGGACACCGGGCCGCGTGGGTGCTCTGGTTCGGCCGCCCTCACGCAGGTGTGCAGCTCGTTGCCCAGGGCGCAGGCGACGAGCGCGCGACCCTCCGCATCCGACGGGGCGCGCTCACGCGTTCCCTCATCGTCGCGCCCCTGCTCCGCGCGCAGTCCGTGCAGCTCAGGCGCCCGCTCGTGCACCGCATGCTCGGTCTCGCCTCGATCCAGACCCACACCGTGCTCGGGCCGATCGGGGTGGAAGCGCGCGGACTCGCCCTGCCCACCGCGAGAGAGTTCTTCGACGAGCTCTCCGCGACCGTGGTTCGCGTGCAGAGCGGCGAGGCCGACCGGCGCGAGGCCGAGCGCCTGGCCGACGCGTCGGATACCGAGCTGAGCGCGGGGCAGCTGTGA
- the lysS gene encoding lysine--tRNA ligase yields MSDQTTPERIDTESFEDEVFEQKQVRLDKRDRLNADGDLAGGAYPVSVPVTTTIPAVRAQWSHLTETPDSSSGETVGVAGRVVFQRNTGKLCFASLQSGNGERIQAMVSLAEVGEESLARFKELVDLGDHLFVSGEVISSRRGELSIMVRDWRIAAKALAPLPNMYGELNEETRVRQRYLDLIQREQARVNVRARAAAMASLRQTFADRDFIEVETPMLQTMHGGASARPFVTQSNAFDTDLYLRIAPELFLKRAAVGGLERVFEINRNFRNEGADSTHSPEFAMLEAYQAYSDYQGIADLTQSLVQNAALAANAGTERAGSHTVLWADGTLFDLGGDWDRISMYGTLSEAAGREITPETSVAELQALADAEGVEVKLPNHGKLVEELWEHFVKDGLTRPTFVMDFPVETSPLTRHHRSIPGVVEKWDLYVRGFELATGYSELVDPVVQRERFVEQAAQAARGDDEAMRVDEEFLRALEHGMPPSGGMGMGIDRLLMALTGLGIRETILFPLVK; encoded by the coding sequence ATGAGCGATCAGACCACGCCAGAGCGCATCGACACCGAGAGCTTCGAAGACGAGGTCTTCGAGCAGAAGCAGGTGCGACTCGACAAGCGCGACCGGCTGAACGCCGATGGCGACCTCGCGGGAGGAGCGTACCCCGTCTCTGTGCCCGTGACGACCACGATCCCCGCCGTCCGGGCGCAGTGGAGCCACCTCACCGAGACGCCCGACAGCTCGTCAGGCGAGACCGTCGGTGTGGCGGGTCGCGTCGTCTTCCAGCGGAACACTGGCAAGCTGTGCTTCGCCAGCCTGCAGTCCGGCAACGGGGAGCGCATCCAGGCCATGGTGAGCCTCGCCGAGGTCGGCGAGGAGTCGCTCGCGCGCTTCAAAGAGCTCGTCGACCTCGGCGATCACCTCTTCGTGAGCGGCGAGGTCATCTCGAGCCGCCGCGGCGAGCTGTCGATCATGGTGCGTGATTGGCGCATCGCTGCGAAGGCCCTGGCTCCGCTCCCGAACATGTACGGCGAGCTGAACGAGGAGACCCGGGTGCGTCAGCGCTACCTCGACCTCATCCAGCGCGAGCAGGCGCGCGTCAACGTCCGCGCCCGCGCTGCGGCGATGGCGAGCCTGCGGCAGACGTTCGCCGACCGGGACTTCATCGAGGTCGAGACGCCGATGCTGCAGACCATGCACGGTGGTGCCTCGGCTCGCCCGTTCGTGACGCAGTCGAACGCGTTCGACACCGACCTCTACCTCCGCATCGCGCCCGAGCTGTTCCTGAAGCGCGCCGCCGTCGGCGGTCTGGAGCGGGTGTTCGAGATCAACCGCAACTTCCGCAACGAGGGCGCCGACTCGACGCACAGCCCCGAGTTCGCGATGCTCGAGGCGTACCAGGCCTACTCCGACTACCAGGGGATCGCCGACCTCACGCAGTCGCTCGTGCAGAACGCGGCCCTCGCAGCGAACGCCGGCACGGAGCGGGCCGGCTCGCACACCGTGCTCTGGGCCGACGGCACCCTCTTCGATCTCGGTGGAGACTGGGATCGCATCTCGATGTACGGGACCCTCTCCGAAGCGGCAGGTCGCGAGATCACGCCGGAGACCTCCGTGGCCGAACTCCAGGCGCTCGCCGACGCTGAAGGCGTCGAGGTCAAGCTGCCGAATCACGGAAAGCTCGTCGAGGAGCTGTGGGAGCACTTCGTGAAGGACGGCCTCACGCGACCCACCTTCGTCATGGACTTCCCGGTTGAGACGAGCCCGCTGACCCGTCACCACCGTTCGATTCCGGGTGTCGTGGAGAAGTGGGACCTCTATGTGCGGGGCTTCGAGCTGGCCACCGGCTACTCCGAGCTGGTCGACCCCGTCGTGCAGCGCGAGCGCTTCGTGGAGCAGGCCGCGCAGGCCGCCCGCGGCGATGATGAGGCGATGCGCGTCGACGAGGAGTTCCTGCGGGCCCTCGAGCACGGCATGCCGCCGTCGGGGGGCATGGGCATGGGCATCGATCGTCTGCTGATGGCTCTGACGGGTCTCGGGATCCGCGAGACGATCCTCTTCCCGCTCGTCAAGTAG
- a CDS encoding Rossmann-like and DUF2520 domain-containing protein, whose translation MTPAPQQSRLGVGIVGAGRVGPVLGRALAGAGHAITGVSALSEESRERAESMLPGIPVLEVPEIVRRSELVLFAVPGDELPGLVHGLTETGAWQPGQIVIHTAPEHGFGVFEPALARGVIPLALHPAIVFTGTSLDLSRLVDATVAVTAPAPVLPIGQALAVEMGAEPVIIAETDRPAYAEAVAAAEEFSRAVVRQAAEAMRGFGVERPDRVVGGIVRAAVEEELIAAESAGPSEPNIDG comes from the coding sequence GTGACCCCGGCTCCGCAGCAGTCCCGGCTGGGGGTCGGAATCGTCGGAGCCGGTCGTGTCGGCCCCGTTCTGGGGCGCGCGCTCGCCGGTGCGGGGCACGCCATCACCGGGGTGTCGGCACTCAGTGAGGAGAGTCGCGAACGCGCCGAATCGATGCTGCCTGGCATCCCGGTGCTCGAGGTGCCCGAGATCGTCCGCCGGTCCGAGCTTGTGCTCTTCGCCGTCCCCGGCGATGAATTGCCCGGCCTGGTGCACGGGCTCACCGAGACGGGCGCCTGGCAGCCGGGGCAGATCGTGATCCACACGGCGCCCGAGCACGGCTTCGGGGTATTCGAGCCGGCACTCGCGCGCGGTGTGATCCCCCTCGCCCTGCACCCCGCCATCGTGTTCACCGGGACGAGCCTCGATCTCTCCAGGCTCGTGGATGCGACGGTCGCCGTGACGGCGCCCGCACCCGTGCTGCCGATCGGACAGGCGCTCGCCGTCGAGATGGGCGCCGAACCGGTGATCATCGCCGAGACTGACCGGCCGGCGTACGCCGAAGCCGTTGCCGCGGCCGAGGAGTTCTCGCGTGCCGTCGTGCGTCAGGCCGCTGAGGCGATGCGCGGGTTCGGCGTGGAGCGGCCCGATCGCGTGGTCGGAGGGATCGTTCGGGCCGCCGTCGAGGAGGAGCTCATCGCTGCGGAGTCTGCCGGACCGTCGGAGCCGAACATCGACGGGTAG